GTCGCTTGCAACGGCAGTAGCTGAGGCGAATACAGCTACGCAGGTGGCGGATATGATGACCGAAGCGAATGCGCTGAGCTTTTTTGAAAAGTTATGTACCTATGGGTGTCAGCATTGTCTGGAGCATGCAGGTGGTGGAATCACCGTGGAAATGGTACTGGTAACGCTGAAAGGGAACGTGCTGGGGAGGGCGAGAGTCGGTGAGTAGAGTAATTCGTGTCATTGGTATCGGTGAAAATGGAGCGGCAGGTCTGTCGCAGGAGACGCTGGAACAAATCGAGCGTGCCGACCTGCTGGTTGGTGGTGAGCGCCAGCTAGCCTTTTTCGAGGCAGCCGCAGGAGAAAAACGAACATTAAAGAGCGGCTTATCCGCCGTGGTGGAAGAATTGGGACGGTTGCGTGAGCACAAGGATATTGTCGTGCTTGCGTCAGGCGATCCGCTTTTTTTTGGAATTGCAGGTTATTTGTCTGCCAAGCTGGGGGCTGAACACTTGGATATTTTACCCCATCTCAGTTCGGTTCAACTGGCGTTTGCACGTCTCGGTGAAAGCTGGCAGGATGCGGTGCTGGAAAGTGTGCATGGTCGTCCGATGACCGGACTGGCGCAGCGGATCGATGGACAGAACAAGATCGCGCTGCTGACGGATGACCGCAATCATCCCGCCGCGGTTGCCGCTTATCTGCTGCATTTTGGCATGACGGAATATGATGCCTTTGTCGGCGAGCATTTGGGAGGACCAGATGAGACGTATCGGCATTATACGCTGGAAGAGATGGCGCAGGGAACCTTCCAACCCCTGAACGTGGTTGTTTTGCGCCGCCGTAAGGGAGAAGACATGCCAGCGATTCGCCGGGGATTTGGCTTCGAGGATGCGGAATTTCACCAGCGCAAGCCGGAAAAAGGGCTGATCACGAAGCGTGAAGTGCGCGTATTTAGCTTGTCCGAGCTGCGATTGACCGAGCGAAGCATCGTATGGGACATCGGCGCAGGCTCCGGTTCTGTTGCTGTGGAATGTGCGCGGCTGGCCAAGTACGGGCAAGTGTTTGCCATTGAGAAGAATGAAGGCGATCTGGCCAATGTGGAAGCGAACAAGGTCAAATTCCGCACTGATTTTCCAGTGATCCATGCCAAAGCACCTGCCGGATTGGACGAGCTGCCAGACCCGGATGCCGTGTTTATCGGAGGGAGTGGAGGAGAACTGGCAGAACTGATTCGTCTGTGCGCTTCCCGTCTGCGTAAGGATGGGCGAATTGTAGTGAATGCTGCAACCATTGAGACGCTACATGACGGTATGAAGGCGATGCAAGCCGCAGGACTCGAAACCTCGGTGACGTTACTGCAAACAGCGCGTAGCAAGCCGATTTTGAATATGACTCGTTTTGACGGACTCAATCCGATATATGTTATTACAGGACAGCCGCCGGTAGACGTGGCTGACGGAGCAGCAGAGGAGTAAGCTGGTAAATCAAGAGGGGGAGAGACAGCATGAATACGGCGGCAGTAGGAACACTTTACGGCGTAGGCGTGGGGCCGGGTGATCCCGAGCTGATCACGGTCAAGGCGTACCGGATGATTCAGGAATGTGAAGTTGTGGCATATCCGAAGAAGCGCCGGGGAGGCAAATCGTATGCTCACGAGATTGTGGAATTATACGTTAACCCGGAGGAAAAGGAGATGTTGGGACTCATTTTTCCAATGACCAAAGACCCGGTTGTACTGGAGCGGGAGTGGAACAAAACGGTAGTTGCTTGCTGGGAAGCTCTGAGTCAGGGCAAGGATGTAGCCTTTGTCACAGAGGGAGACCCTAATCTGTACAGTACCTTTATTCACTTGGCGCGTCTTATGAAGGATCTTCATCCCGAGGTGCCGATTGTATCTATTCCGGGCATCTCTTCTGTATTGGGAGCAGCGGCAGCGCTGGAATTGCCTTTGGCAGACGGAGACCAACAGGTAGGTATTATTCCGGCTACGGAGGATCGGGCAGCGATGAAGCGGGCCATTGAGAATCACGATACAGTCGTATTTATCAAGGTCGCCAAGGTACTGGATTTGATTTTGGATGTGCTGGACGAGCTCAATCTTGGCGATCGTGCCTCTGTCATTACCAAAGTTACGTCTCCTTATGAAATGGTATGGCACAACGCCCGTGAGCTGCGCGGACAGGAGCTTGAATATTTGAGTTTAATGGTGGTGAGCAAATGACGTTGGAGCCAAAGGTATATATCGTAGGAGCAGGCCCTGGTGACCCGGAGTTGATTACGGTCAAAGGCTCCCGGATTCTACGTACGGCAGATGTGGTGTTGTACACGGATTCACTAGTGAACAATGAGCTGATTGCTACGGCTAAGCCGGAGGCACAGGTACTGCAAAGCTCAGGCATGGATTTGGAGCGGCAGGTCGAGATTATGAGCGAGGCTGTGCAGGCTGGGCGCAGTGTAGCCCGTGTACATACAGGTGATCCGGCAGTATACGGTGCGATTTTGGAGCAAATGGTGCTGCTGAAGCAGCGCGGAGTAGCCTACGAAATCGTACCGGGCGTCAGCTCGGTCTTTGCTTCTGCGGCCGTGCTGGGTGCAGAGCTAACCGTGCCTGACTTGACGCAGACGGTCATTCTGACGCGTGCCGAAGGCCGTACACCTGTACCGGATCGTGAAAAGCTGCGTGATCTGGCATCCCATCACTGTACAGTGGCGCTGTTCCTCAGTGCAACGCTGGCGAAGAAGGTAGTCGTTGAATTTTTGGCGGCTGGCTGGAGCGAAGACACGCCTGTAGCCGTTGTGCAGCGCGCAACTTGGCCGGACCAAAAAATCGTGCGCACGACGCTTGCCCAATTACCAACCGATCTGCGCGCAGCGGGCATAACGATGCATGCCATGATTTTGGCAGGCTGGGCGCTCGACCCGGGGTTGGTGGACAAGGACGCACATCGTTCCAAGTTATATGACAAGTCGTTCACCCACGGCTACCGAAAGGGAGTGAAGCCTGGTGAGTAATCCATTTGCCGCTGTGGCGATCACGAAGCATGGAGTCGAGATGGTCCGCAATTTGGGAGCCAGCTTTCCGGGTACGGATGTGTATTACATGTCCAAGTTTGAGCGTGGAGACGAGCAGGAGCGTGGCATTCAATTGTTCGAAGGTTCGGTCAAACTGATTTTGCCGGATTTATTCAAACAATATAACGGTATTATTTTATTTATTTCCCTCGGTGCGGTGGTTCGTATGATTGCACCGATTTTGGTGGATAAAAAGGTAGACCCAGCCGTGGTCGTCATTGATGATCGCGGAGAACATGTCATTAGCGTACTGTCTGGGCATTTGGGCGGCGCAAATGAATTGACCCGTCATGTAGCCGCTGTACTGGGGGCACGTGCGGTAATCACGACTGCATCGGACGTGCAGGGCACGATTCCAGTGGATATGTTGGGTCGGGAATTGGGTTGGGTGGTCGATAGCTTCGATAAGGCCACGCCTGTGAGCGCCGCTGTTGTGAACGAGGAGCCCGTTGTACTCATACAAGAGACAGGCGAACGGAACTGGTGGCGCTATGACAAGCCAGTACCTGCACATATCAAGGTATATGCCTCAATGGCGGAAGCGGCACAAGAACCGTTCAACGCCGCGTTGGTCGTAAGTGACCGTTTGTTGGAGCCTGAGGAAGAGGAGAGGTTTCTTTCTAATGGCGTGCTGTATCGTCCTAAAAGCTTGGTGCTTGGCATTGGCTGCAATCGGGGAACTGCATTGGAGGAGCTGGAGGCTGGGGTGCTGAACACCTTGCAAGAGCTGCGTTTGTCTGTAAAAAGCGTACGGAATATTGCTACGATTGATCTGAAAAAGGATGAAGAGGGCTTGTTTGCCCTCTGCGCCAAATACGGCTGGGAGCTGGTGACGTACACTCCGTCAGAGCTGAACACGGTGCAGCTTCCCAATCCATCGGAAACTGTCTTCAAATACACTGGCGCCTATGGGGTCAGCGAACCATCAGCCCTGTTGTCTTCCGGTGCGGACCATTGGCTGCTGGAGAAGAAAAAAAGCGGAAATATGACGTTGTCTGTAGCGCGGGTTTCCTATGACTGACGATATGAAGCAGGCTATACAGCCAGACTCGTCTGCCACGGCACGCAGAAGTCGTATCGTTGTCGCCGGTACGGGCAGCGGCGCGGGCAAAACGACTGTGACTCTCGGGCTGATGAAGGCGTTCGCCGACAGCGGCCTGCGAGTGCAGGGGTTTAAGTGCGGTCCGGATTATATTGATCCGACCTATCATACGGCCGCGACCGGAACGCCTTCCCGTAATCTCGATTCCTGGATGACCTCGCCGGATACGGTGCGTGAAACCTTTATCCGCGCATCCGAAGGCGCAGATATCTCCGTGATTGAAGGCGTCATGGGGCTATATGACGGCAAGGACCCGCTCAGCAATATTGGCTCGACCGCCGAAATCGCCATGCTGACGGATAGCCCGGTATTGCTGGTCGTCGACGTGCGCAGCATGGCACGCAGCGCGGCCGCAATCGTGCTTGGCTTTCAGCGTTTGGAGCCCAAGCTGCGCATTGTGGGTGTAATCGTAAATCGCTGCGGTAGCCAGGGGCATTACGGCATAGTCAAAAGGGCAATCGAGCAGGAATGCGGCATCCCTGTGCTCGGCTGGTTAAAGCGCGATGACGGGCTGGATATTCCCGAGCGTCATCTGGGCCTGGTGCCTGCTGTAGAACGCGGCGAGCTGGAGCCGCTCTTCCAACGGGCGGCAGAGCTGATTCGCGCGGGTACGGATCTGGATGCAATCCGGGCATTGGCGGATTCGGCTCCGCCGCTCAGTCTGCCCGAGCACCCATTATTTCCTCCAGATCAGCCTCCCACAGCAGGACATGAAGTCGAGACTGGGGAACGTCCCATCATTGCTGTCGCCAGAGATGCGGCGTTCAATTTCTACTACCCCGAAAATATGGATTTGCTGCGCCAAGCGGGAGCAGAGATTGTCTATTTTAGTCCGCTGGCGGGAGAACGCGTCCCTGAGCACGCCAACGGCCTATATCTGGGCGGCGGCTTTCCCGAGGAGTTTGCGGCAGATATCGCTGCCAATACGGGCTTTCTGCAAGATATCCGCAACGCAGTGAGCCGGGATATGCCTGTATTCGCCGAGTGCGGTGGTTATATGATACTGGCCCGGACACTTACGGATCGGGCGGGTCACGCCCACCACATGGCCGGGGTGATCCCTTCGGACGTTCGCATGCAGGAGAAGCGGGCTGCATTGGGATACCGGGAAGCAACCGCATTGCATGATTGCTTGCTGCTGGAGGCTGGAGAGACGATTCGTGGACATGAATTTCATTATTCGGTCATGAGCTATGATGAATCTGCCGCCCCCTATCCCTTTGCCTATCAAACTAAAGGGATGCGTGGACTTCAGAGCGAAGGTTATGCCAAAGGGAACCTCTTGGCAGCCTACACACACATCCATCTCGCTTCTCTACCCAAGGCAGCAGCACGCTGGGTTGAAAAATGCCGAGCTTACGACTAAAACACAAAAAAGCCGGGTCCCTATAGGGTCCGGCTGTTCTAAATATAAAGAGAATTAAATCTTACATAACATGGAAGCGTATACATTGTTTTTTTGGGCGATTCGCCTACATGAGCTTTTTCAGTTGGGAAATCCTTCCCTGACTCACGCCAAGCATGGAAGCGAGTTGTTTTTGTGAAGATGCTGGATGTTCTTCCATAAGCTCTCTCATTTTCTCCAAAATAACATCCGTGCGCTGATAAATCTTTTTCATATGCATATTTTGCTTCAGTGGAGGTGACTGGGTTTCAGTCGCTGTGACCGGAAGTAAATCTTCCGTTTTCATCGAGGTGGCACATGCATCGCAGATAAACTGATCTTTAAAATAGGTGTTGGTATCAACCGAACCGCAAAATATACAATTAGTTGATTTGTACTTACGGAGCATGAGTGTTTGGTCTTCAATAAAAAACTCTAATGGATCGCCGATGTCAATCTCCATCGTCATGCGCAACTCTTTAGGAAGCACAATTCGTCCCAAGCTGTCCAAGGGCCGGGTCATTCCAGTCCTTTTCATTCATGCAACCTCCCCAGTGTTTTAAGATTTATAGAATGTATAAGCTTTGAGGCAATTCTTATCAATTCTATAACCGCAAGCATAGATTTCTTACGAAAAGCGGCCCTTCATTGCTATTCATGCATGGACGCACTTTTTTTCTTACGAGTATACCATAAACGGGCGGAATCGCCAGCGTTCATGTTTATAAATTTATAATTAGTTTATTCCGAGCGAACATATATGCTATAATCTTCTGCTAAAGGATTTAATAGGCCGTCTGTAGAATTATTTATATATACCGTAGCTTGGACAACGATGGCGGTGTTATGGGAAATAGATGAGGGCCAAAGGATTTTTTCTGAGCGTTTTGACCCCACAAACAAGAGACCGTTGGTACGGGACCCGCCTTTAAAGTCCTTATATACAAGTCAGGCAAGGAGGATTTATGATGGAAAAAAGAAAAGCATTGCTGCTAGGAGATTATTCATATCCGGAGTTTCACCCGCTACAAGGGGTGGACGAAGAGATTAGTCATATTTTACAAGATTGGATGACGGTTCAATGCAGTGAGAATCGTAAAATGCTGCTCAAGGAAAATCTAGCTTCATTTGATCTATGCATCTCGTATTGTGATAGCCGTAAGGAGGTTCTGTCTCCTCAACAAACAGCAGGACTGCTGTCCTACGTCAGCGGCGGAGGTGGACTGCTTGTGCTGCATAACGGAATCACATTGCAAGGACGTTATGAAATTGCACAGCTCATGGGAGCGCGTTTCCTGCGGCATCCGTCAGCGGAGCAGCTTTCCTTCAAGGTAACAGAGTCGGATCATCCGATTATGGAAGGAATCGAGCCGTTCGAGATTCAAGAGGAGCCGTATCGTTTTGATTTTGATCCATTCACTGAAAAAACACTGTTAATGGAATACGAGTATGAGGGTCAGTGGTGGCCAGCTGCATGGTCATTGTCCTATGGCTTGGGCAGAGTCGTCTACCTGATGCCTGGACATAATCAGCCAAGTTTCCAGCACGAGGGATACCGTAAGCTACTGCTTCAGGCTGCTAAGTGGGCCGGACGCTTTCCAGGTTAAGTATAATCATTCATTCCAACCAGTGTGGGGGGAGCTGCGAACTTTATGCGGCTCCCCTTTTCAGGTTATACTATAGGTAATCACAGGTAGGGGAGGATATATTATGAGCGATTTGTTCAAAAAAGCCATCTCATTGGGGTGGGGCCTCACCGTTGTCAGCAAAGAAAAGGTGGAGAAAGCCGTCGAGGATCTTGTAAACCGTGGAGAACTTGCGCCCTCGGAATCCAAAGCGCTGGTCGATCGTCTGATCGAACGGGGGGCAGAGGAGCAGGGACAATTCAAAACCATGATCCGCGAGCAGGTTAGCCGCATTTTGCAGGAGCTGGAAGTACCTACCGAAAATGATGTCACAAGTTTGGAGCAGCGTGTGGCATTGTTGGAAAAAAAGGTAGCGGAGCTGGAAAAAGAAAAGGCGGCGCTTACGGGTTCGAGTGACGCTGAAGAAGCGAACCGGTTGGATTAAAATGGCCGTTCGCATGAAGCACGCCGGTCGTTACCGGGAAATTGCCATGGCGCTGGCGCGTCATGGCTTTGGCTATATGGTGGAAGAAATGGGACTGTTCCAGCTGCTATCCCTGCCCCGCAAGTGGCTAACGAGAGAAACCCCCGAGTCCAAAACCTTAGGTGAACGGATTCGGCTTGTGCTGGAGGACCTGGGGCCTGCATTCATCAAGCTTGGACAGTTGGCAAGTACACGTGCTGACCTGCTGCCAGAGCCTATTATTCGCGAACTGGTTAAGCTCCAGGATCAGGTACCGCCTTTTTCGCCTGACACGGCGCGTGGCATTCTGGAACAGGAGCTGGATACGTCATTAGAGGACATACTGGTTCGTTTTGACGATGATCCGCTGGCGGCTGCTTCGATCGGGCAAGTGCATCTGGGCAAGCTGCACAGCGGCGAAATGGTCGCGATTAAAATCCAGCGTCCAGGCGTTAATCGCATCATCCGACGGGATTTGGACATTTTACGGGAACTGACCGCAATGGCAGCCAAGCGCTGGGAATGGGTGGAGCGTTATCAGCTTCGCCAGATGGTGGAAGAGCTGGGGAGATCGCTCATTCAGGAGCTGGATTACAACCATGAAGCTCGTAACACGGAAAAGATTGCGCTCCAGTTTGAGCAGGACCCACATATCTATATTCCGAAAATATACTGGGACCATACTTCCTCACGTATATTGACCATGGAGTTTCTGGACGGAACTCACTTAGGGAGTCGTGAAGAGTTATTGCGCCGTGGTTATAACTTGAAAGAACTGGCGCAGCGGCTGGTCAACAGCATGCTGCATCAAATTTTTATAGAGGGCTTTTTTCATGCCGATCCCCATCCGGGGAATTTGCTCGTCCTGAATAATGGAAGCCTCGCTTATCTGGACTTTGGCATGGCGGGAAGGCTAAGCGAAGAAATGAAGAATCATCTCGCTTCTCTCATGATCGCCCTGATGCGCAAAAATACCGATGCTATGGTTCGCGCCATCGAACGACTAGGGCTGGTCGAACCGGATACTGACCTGAATGCACTGCGAGCCGATCTGGACAAAATACGCGAAGATTACGCGGACGTTCCTTTCTCACAGGTCAGCATTGGCGATGCCTTGAACGACCTGTTCGGCGCAGCACAGCGCCATCGGATTGGTTTGCCGTCAGACGTTCTGCTGCTGGGCAAGGCGCTGCTGACACTGGAAGGGGTCGTAGAGCATCTGGACCCTGATCTCAGCATTATTGCTTTGGCCGAGCCTTTTGGCAATAAGCTGCTGAAGGAACGCTTCAGCGGCCGCCGTATTCGGGGCAAGCTGTTGGGGGGTGCAACCGAGCTGGTGGAGACGCTGATGGAACTGCCGAGACAGACGAGGCATCTGGCCTCAATTATCAGCAAGGGTAAGCTTAAACTGGAAGTTACTGTACCAGAGCTGGAACAGCTTTTGCGCAAGCTGGATCAGATCAGCAATCGCCTGTCATTCAGTATTGTGCTGTTAGCATTCAGCATTATTATGGTCGGGCTGATTATCGGTTCATCGCTAAATCACCAGGCGACCATGCTGTGGAACGTACCTGCGATTGAAATTGGTTTTGTTGTAGCGCTCTTGATGGTTGCCTTTTTACTATATTCAATTTTTAAATCAGGAAGATTCTAGATATCGACAACAAAGGAGGCGTCATGGACACTCATAAGATGAACACTGTCTCAATGAATACTCTTCAAATTACAGATGTACCGTGGCACCGCCTGACTACTCCTTATGGTAGGGGCACGGACCTGCCGCATTTGATATCCAATAGGGAGTATGCAGCCATCGCTGATCTGATAGAGCATCAAGGTACATTGTGGCAGGTTACCCCATGGGCGCTACTATTCTTATTGCGGAATATGCATGCGAGAAGCCCGGAGGATATCACGCTGAGTGAGTTGGATTTGTACCATACGGTTGTTCAAGCATTGGACATGGAAAATCTACAAGCGGACTCACAGAAGTCTGTAGAATCCTTGACTATGCTGCTAGAAGAAAAATATTTATGGCCGGTAGACAGCGCTCCAGAAGATGATGAAGTGGAGTGGGAAGAGGAAGAAGCACGTGGCTATGATCCGGTAGCTTTTTGGAGCTATTATGTCTATAGCTGTCGGTTACTAAAGCAAGCGCTGCCTGATTTTGAGAGTTTGCTCCAGCGCTATGCGGACTCAGAGATTGCTGAATCCCTATCAGAGCTTGTGCAGAAATTACGAAAATTTTAAATATAAGAAAACGAATCAAACAAGCTATGATCGGAAACTAATCTTTTGCTAAGGAGTGATTTTAGTGGCAAAAAAATTAACGGATATACATCGAATACGTCTCCTAAGTCTCCTTCGTGATATTGGGTTTGAACCATCAAAAGTTACTATTGAGAACAAACAAGGGGAAACGGAGGTCATTGATTTAGAGTCTCCGTTACCCAAAGGGTTGCAAGCTGTTCTGAATTCCCGAGGTAGCCTGAGCAAGGAACAGTTGCTTGAGATCGAGGAGAGTGTTAAGCAATCCAGGGAGGATTGGGATTAGATGGGGTATTTATTTGATACGAATGCAGCTATTGCCCTTCATAGACTTGATACATCCTTGGATAAAGTAATACAACAAGCAGAGAAAGATAAAGAGAATATTTTCTTTTCTGTTATAACTCAGTCCGAGTTTATAGCTGGATTGTCCACTGAAACAGACTTAGGCTCGATACCTTTTCTTGGCGGGGAATTTATTGAAGTTAATTCAGAGATCGCAATTAAAGCGGGTCGTATCAGAAGAGAGCAAAAGGATAAGTTTGCAAGAAGGCTTAAGACCCCAGATGCTCTGATTCTTGCGACAGCTATTATAAACCAATTGGTATTGGTTACGGCGGATCAGGATCTACAGTTCGCAGAATCAGAGTATGAAGTTAAGGTGATAAACTTTAGTAGGTTGGAATCTTAGAATTACGAAAATTTTAAATATAAGAAAACGAATTAGATCAAGAAAACGTGCGATATTTCAAGTAAATAGACGTTTTCATTCTGTAAACAGCCTTTTAACTCATTCGTCTCTGCGAATCCCTTGCGTTATAATGATGGACTGGATGTAACGGAAGGGGTTCGTTTGAGAGAGACGAGCTGAATGATAGGAGAGCCTTAGCGTTTGACCGCTGGACGGATGCCCAAAGCAAGATCGGGTTGCGGGTCAAAATGCTGTTCTCTGTGAATATAGGAGGCTGGAACGAAACAGTATGAATCTTAGACAACAATGGTTCGGTAATATCCGGGCTGATATACTTGCGGGCATGACCGTGGCGCTGGCATTGATACCAGAGGCGATTGCCTTCTCCATCATTGCAGGTGTCAACCCTATGGTCGGACTGTATGCCTCCATCTCGATGGCGATTGTCATTTCTTTTGCAGGTGGACGTCCGGCGATGATCTCGGCAGCAACCGGGGCTGTAGCTGTAGTGGTTGTTGGTTTGGTCAAAGATTATGGCGTGGAGTATTTGTTTGCAGCTACCATTTTGGCTGGGATCATTCAGGTACTGCTGGGTGTTTTGAGAATTGGTCGCTTTATTAGCTTTATTTCACAGCCGGTCATGACCGGGTTTGTGAATGCGCTGGCGATCCTCGTCTTTATGGCACAGCTAACCCACTTTCATGGAGCCAATTGGATCATGTACGCGATGGTAGCGGGGACATTGCTCATTGTGTATATTTTACCGAGATTTGTGAAAAGCATTCCCGCCCCGTTGACAGCAATCATCATCATGACGATCATTACGTATGTTTTTGGATTGAATGTCAAAACGGTAGGGGATATCGGTACGCTGACCAGCTCGCTGCCTTCATTCCATTTGC
This window of the Paenibacillus polymyxa genome carries:
- the cbiE gene encoding precorrin-6y C5,15-methyltransferase (decarboxylating) subunit CbiE; protein product: MSRVIRVIGIGENGAAGLSQETLEQIERADLLVGGERQLAFFEAAAGEKRTLKSGLSAVVEELGRLREHKDIVVLASGDPLFFGIAGYLSAKLGAEHLDILPHLSSVQLAFARLGESWQDAVLESVHGRPMTGLAQRIDGQNKIALLTDDRNHPAAVAAYLLHFGMTEYDAFVGEHLGGPDETYRHYTLEEMAQGTFQPLNVVVLRRRKGEDMPAIRRGFGFEDAEFHQRKPEKGLITKREVRVFSLSELRLTERSIVWDIGAGSGSVAVECARLAKYGQVFAIEKNEGDLANVEANKVKFRTDFPVIHAKAPAGLDELPDPDAVFIGGSGGELAELIRLCASRLRKDGRIVVNAATIETLHDGMKAMQAAGLETSVTLLQTARSKPILNMTRFDGLNPIYVITGQPPVDVADGAAEE
- the cobI gene encoding precorrin-2 C(20)-methyltransferase, whose protein sequence is MNTAAVGTLYGVGVGPGDPELITVKAYRMIQECEVVAYPKKRRGGKSYAHEIVELYVNPEEKEMLGLIFPMTKDPVVLEREWNKTVVACWEALSQGKDVAFVTEGDPNLYSTFIHLARLMKDLHPEVPIVSIPGISSVLGAAAALELPLADGDQQVGIIPATEDRAAMKRAIENHDTVVFIKVAKVLDLILDVLDELNLGDRASVITKVTSPYEMVWHNARELRGQELEYLSLMVVSK
- the cobM gene encoding precorrin-4 C(11)-methyltransferase, which translates into the protein MTLEPKVYIVGAGPGDPELITVKGSRILRTADVVLYTDSLVNNELIATAKPEAQVLQSSGMDLERQVEIMSEAVQAGRSVARVHTGDPAVYGAILEQMVLLKQRGVAYEIVPGVSSVFASAAVLGAELTVPDLTQTVILTRAEGRTPVPDREKLRDLASHHCTVALFLSATLAKKVVVEFLAAGWSEDTPVAVVQRATWPDQKIVRTTLAQLPTDLRAAGITMHAMILAGWALDPGLVDKDAHRSKLYDKSFTHGYRKGVKPGE
- a CDS encoding cobalt-precorrin 5A hydrolase translates to MSNPFAAVAITKHGVEMVRNLGASFPGTDVYYMSKFERGDEQERGIQLFEGSVKLILPDLFKQYNGIILFISLGAVVRMIAPILVDKKVDPAVVVIDDRGEHVISVLSGHLGGANELTRHVAAVLGARAVITTASDVQGTIPVDMLGRELGWVVDSFDKATPVSAAVVNEEPVVLIQETGERNWWRYDKPVPAHIKVYASMAEAAQEPFNAALVVSDRLLEPEEEERFLSNGVLYRPKSLVLGIGCNRGTALEELEAGVLNTLQELRLSVKSVRNIATIDLKKDEEGLFALCAKYGWELVTYTPSELNTVQLPNPSETVFKYTGAYGVSEPSALLSSGADHWLLEKKKSGNMTLSVARVSYD
- a CDS encoding cobyrinate a,c-diamide synthase, coding for MTDDMKQAIQPDSSATARRSRIVVAGTGSGAGKTTVTLGLMKAFADSGLRVQGFKCGPDYIDPTYHTAATGTPSRNLDSWMTSPDTVRETFIRASEGADISVIEGVMGLYDGKDPLSNIGSTAEIAMLTDSPVLLVVDVRSMARSAAAIVLGFQRLEPKLRIVGVIVNRCGSQGHYGIVKRAIEQECGIPVLGWLKRDDGLDIPERHLGLVPAVERGELEPLFQRAAELIRAGTDLDAIRALADSAPPLSLPEHPLFPPDQPPTAGHEVETGERPIIAVARDAAFNFYYPENMDLLRQAGAEIVYFSPLAGERVPEHANGLYLGGGFPEEFAADIAANTGFLQDIRNAVSRDMPVFAECGGYMILARTLTDRAGHAHHMAGVIPSDVRMQEKRAALGYREATALHDCLLLEAGETIRGHEFHYSVMSYDESAAPYPFAYQTKGMRGLQSEGYAKGNLLAAYTHIHLASLPKAAARWVEKCRAYD
- a CDS encoding AbrB/MazE/SpoVT family DNA-binding domain-containing protein, which encodes MKRTGMTRPLDSLGRIVLPKELRMTMEIDIGDPLEFFIEDQTLMLRKYKSTNCIFCGSVDTNTYFKDQFICDACATSMKTEDLLPVTATETQSPPLKQNMHMKKIYQRTDVILEKMRELMEEHPASSQKQLASMLGVSQGRISQLKKLM
- a CDS encoding ThuA domain-containing protein; this encodes MEKRKALLLGDYSYPEFHPLQGVDEEISHILQDWMTVQCSENRKMLLKENLASFDLCISYCDSRKEVLSPQQTAGLLSYVSGGGGLLVLHNGITLQGRYEIAQLMGARFLRHPSAEQLSFKVTESDHPIMEGIEPFEIQEEPYRFDFDPFTEKTLLMEYEYEGQWWPAAWSLSYGLGRVVYLMPGHNQPSFQHEGYRKLLLQAAKWAGRFPG
- a CDS encoding phasin family protein; translated protein: MSDLFKKAISLGWGLTVVSKEKVEKAVEDLVNRGELAPSESKALVDRLIERGAEEQGQFKTMIREQVSRILQELEVPTENDVTSLEQRVALLEKKVAELEKEKAALTGSSDAEEANRLD
- a CDS encoding ABC1 kinase family protein; the encoded protein is MAVRMKHAGRYREIAMALARHGFGYMVEEMGLFQLLSLPRKWLTRETPESKTLGERIRLVLEDLGPAFIKLGQLASTRADLLPEPIIRELVKLQDQVPPFSPDTARGILEQELDTSLEDILVRFDDDPLAAASIGQVHLGKLHSGEMVAIKIQRPGVNRIIRRDLDILRELTAMAAKRWEWVERYQLRQMVEELGRSLIQELDYNHEARNTEKIALQFEQDPHIYIPKIYWDHTSSRILTMEFLDGTHLGSREELLRRGYNLKELAQRLVNSMLHQIFIEGFFHADPHPGNLLVLNNGSLAYLDFGMAGRLSEEMKNHLASLMIALMRKNTDAMVRAIERLGLVEPDTDLNALRADLDKIREDYADVPFSQVSIGDALNDLFGAAQRHRIGLPSDVLLLGKALLTLEGVVEHLDPDLSIIALAEPFGNKLLKERFSGRRIRGKLLGGATELVETLMELPRQTRHLASIISKGKLKLEVTVPELEQLLRKLDQISNRLSFSIVLLAFSIIMVGLIIGSSLNHQATMLWNVPAIEIGFVVALLMVAFLLYSIFKSGRF
- a CDS encoding PIN domain-containing protein encodes the protein MGYLFDTNAAIALHRLDTSLDKVIQQAEKDKENIFFSVITQSEFIAGLSTETDLGSIPFLGGEFIEVNSEIAIKAGRIRREQKDKFARRLKTPDALILATAIINQLVLVTADQDLQFAESEYEVKVINFSRLES